Proteins encoded in a region of the Flavobacteriaceae bacterium HL-DH10 genome:
- a CDS encoding trehalase family glycosidase, whose product MAIGMAIGVDNDPATFFRPAKSSGSIYLNCLMYKELLAMVYLSNQLNQSEIGKEFAEDAKNLKSAIQEHCWDERDGFFYSVDLNLTPAKNRLDNTLGKDFMIHSGYPRDYDCLIQRIEVWSGFLALWAGIATPDQAKRIVKEHYSNLKTFNSQSGVRTLSKMEKMYSMRASANPSNWRGPIWGISNYMVFKGLKDYGFNIEAKELALKTVWLFGKDFETNGALHEYYEPETGEPLLNKGFQNWNYLVLNMIAWLEGNQVVEEF is encoded by the coding sequence ATGGCGATTGGGATGGCTATTGGAGTAGATAATGATCCTGCTACTTTTTTTAGACCAGCAAAAAGTTCTGGTTCTATATATTTAAATTGCTTGATGTATAAAGAGCTGTTGGCAATGGTTTATTTATCAAATCAGTTAAATCAGTCAGAAATAGGTAAAGAATTTGCTGAAGATGCTAAAAATTTGAAATCTGCCATTCAAGAACATTGTTGGGATGAACGTGATGGATTTTTCTATAGTGTCGATTTAAACTTAACACCAGCTAAAAACCGACTTGATAATACTTTAGGTAAAGATTTTATGATTCATAGTGGTTACCCTCGAGATTACGATTGCCTTATTCAACGTATTGAAGTATGGTCTGGGTTTCTGGCGCTTTGGGCAGGAATAGCAACACCAGATCAAGCTAAACGTATTGTAAAAGAACATTATTCTAATCTTAAAACGTTCAATTCTCAATCGGGTGTGAGAACACTTTCTAAAATGGAAAAAATGTATAGCATGCGTGCTAGTGCAAACCCATCTAATTGGAGAGGTCCTATTTGGGGTATTTCAAATTATATGGTATTTAAAGGTTTAAAAGATTATGGATTCAATATTGAAGCTAAAGAATTAGCATTGAAAACAGTGTGGCTTTTTGGTAAAGATTTTGAAACGAATGGAGCTTTACACGAATATTACGAGCCAGAAACTGGTGAACCTTTGTTAAACAAAGGCTTTCAAAACTGGAATTATTTAGTTTTAAACATGATTGCTTGGCTGGAAGGAAATCAAGTTGTTGAAGAATTTTAA
- a CDS encoding pectinesterase family protein — MKILLLNLILLCVLTVNAKESKEDLILKDEYNMVVAKDGSGDYTTIQDAIYASKSFPYQRVIINIKNGVYKEKVHVYSWNTYVTLIGESKEHTIITFDDYFSKLNLGRNSTFHTSTVLVEGNDFVAKNLTIKNASGPVGQAVALSVNADRCYFENCSFLGFQDTLYTAGEGFKQYFKNCYIEGSVDFIFGEATVLFESCTLNSKTNSYITAASTPKNQKFGYVFKNCKLTADEKVAAVYLGRPWRLYAKTVFINCEMGKHIKPEGWHNWNKKEAESTTFYAEYNCSGEGYKPNSRVAWSHQLKKCQAKKYKIEVILESNSGKEKNKWYQNL; from the coding sequence ATGAAAATATTACTATTGAATTTAATATTGTTATGTGTATTAACTGTAAATGCTAAAGAATCTAAAGAAGATCTTATTTTAAAAGACGAATATAATATGGTGGTTGCGAAAGATGGTAGTGGTGATTACACAACTATTCAGGATGCTATATATGCTTCAAAATCATTTCCGTATCAACGCGTCATTATTAATATAAAAAATGGTGTATATAAAGAAAAAGTGCATGTGTATTCTTGGAACACTTATGTAACATTAATTGGTGAAAGTAAAGAACATACAATAATTACTTTTGATGATTATTTTAGTAAATTAAATTTAGGACGAAATAGTACATTTCATACTTCAACGGTATTAGTAGAAGGTAATGATTTTGTTGCTAAAAATTTGACTATTAAAAACGCATCAGGTCCTGTTGGACAAGCCGTAGCTTTATCTGTTAATGCAGATAGGTGTTATTTTGAAAATTGTTCGTTTTTAGGATTTCAGGATACACTTTATACAGCAGGAGAAGGTTTTAAACAATACTTTAAGAATTGTTATATTGAAGGAAGTGTCGATTTTATTTTTGGTGAAGCTACTGTGCTTTTCGAATCTTGTACATTAAATAGCAAAACTAATTCATATATTACAGCAGCCTCTACACCAAAAAATCAAAAATTCGGGTATGTTTTTAAAAATTGTAAGTTAACTGCAGATGAAAAGGTTGCGGCTGTTTATTTAGGACGACCATGGCGCTTGTATGCAAAAACGGTATTTATTAATTGCGAAATGGGTAAACATATTAAACCAGAAGGCTGGCATAACTGGAATAAAAAAGAAGCAGAATCTACAACATTTTATGCCGAATATAATTGCTCAGGAGAAGGCTATAAACCAAATAGTAGAGTAGCGTGGTCACATCAATTAAAAAAATGTCAAGCCAAAAAATATAAAATAGAGGTCATTCTGGAATCTAATTCAGGAAAAGAGAAAAATAAGTGGTATCAAAATTTGTAA
- a CDS encoding sugar MFS transporter yields MSNTNQSAEQKNNTLIPIIIIAGLFFIFGFVTWINGALIPFMKTISELTSAQSLLVASASYISFVVMALPASYILEKIGYRKGMSLGLFIMGLGALVFIPAAEARTYWMFLGGIFIQGAGMTLLQTASNPYITILGPIESAAKRISIMGIANKVAGALGSLIFGALLLSGIDDINEKLATVSNTEKVQLLDTMADSVVMPYIVMAIVLFVLGILIRKAPLPHVEAEPIEASKDGVTTKTSIFQFPHLWLGVLTLFMYVGVEVIAGDTIIAYGISLGIPATDAKFFTTFTLMAMVATYALGAILIPKFISQTTALKVSAFIGIVLSFCIVYSTGYTSVLFVAALGIANALVWPAVWPLTLKGLGKFTKTASALLIMAISGGAIIPPLYGRFVDGNKAAYLAQGMNESLATATASTKGYWILLPCYIIILYYAIAGHKLGLKKE; encoded by the coding sequence ATGTCGAACACAAACCAATCTGCAGAACAAAAAAACAATACACTAATTCCCATTATAATTATAGCAGGACTATTTTTTATTTTCGGATTTGTAACATGGATTAATGGTGCCTTAATTCCTTTCATGAAAACTATAAGCGAATTAACATCAGCTCAATCACTTTTAGTAGCATCAGCTTCTTACATTTCATTTGTAGTCATGGCATTACCTGCTTCTTATATTTTGGAAAAAATTGGATATAGAAAAGGGATGTCTCTAGGGTTATTTATTATGGGATTAGGTGCTTTAGTTTTTATTCCAGCTGCAGAGGCAAGAACTTATTGGATGTTTTTAGGCGGAATCTTTATTCAAGGCGCAGGAATGACATTACTTCAAACAGCATCAAACCCTTATATAACTATTTTAGGTCCTATTGAAAGTGCTGCAAAACGCATCTCGATTATGGGAATAGCAAACAAAGTAGCAGGTGCTTTAGGCTCTCTTATTTTTGGAGCACTTTTATTATCAGGCATCGACGATATTAATGAAAAACTAGCAACTGTATCCAACACAGAAAAAGTTCAATTGTTAGATACTATGGCAGACAGCGTTGTAATGCCTTATATTGTTATGGCGATTGTTTTATTTGTATTAGGTATTTTAATTAGAAAAGCCCCATTACCACATGTTGAAGCAGAACCTATCGAAGCATCAAAAGATGGCGTTACGACTAAAACCAGTATTTTTCAGTTTCCTCACCTTTGGCTAGGCGTGTTAACATTATTCATGTATGTTGGTGTTGAAGTTATTGCAGGAGATACCATTATAGCTTATGGGATTTCTTTAGGTATTCCTGCTACAGATGCCAAATTTTTCACAACCTTTACCTTAATGGCCATGGTTGCTACCTATGCTTTGGGCGCTATTTTAATTCCGAAATTTATTAGCCAAACGACTGCTTTAAAAGTAAGTGCATTTATTGGTATTGTTTTGTCTTTCTGCATTGTTTATTCAACAGGATATACTTCTGTTTTATTTGTAGCTGCTTTAGGAATAGCAAACGCTTTAGTTTGGCCTGCGGTATGGCCCTTAACATTAAAAGGTTTAGGTAAATTTACAAAAACAGCTTCCGCATTATTAATTATGGCTATCTCTGGAGGCGCTATTATTCCGCCCTTATACGGGCGATTCGTTGATGGAAATAAAGCAGCATACTTAGCACAAGGTATGAATGAATCATTAGCGACAGCAACAGCATCAACTAAAGGGTATTGGATTTTATTACCTTGTTATATCATCATTTTATACTATGCTATTGCTGGTCATAAGTTGGGCTTAAAAAAAGAATAA
- a CDS encoding rhamnogalacturonan acetylesterase — MKINLIVLLLIATSCMAQQTTIYTIGDSTMANKKNPETNPEHGWAQVLQQFFNDNTIIDNRAVNGRSSRSFIGEGRWDSILKTLKKGDYVFIQFGHNDQKFKAPSRYTNPHSGYRHNLIKFVEETREKGATPILFSSIVRRNFNEHGTLIDTHGEYPLETRLVALEYNVPFIDLQYLTEVLEMSYGVEGSKKLHLHFEAGENPYYKNEKHDNTHLSKLGATEIAKLAVNELKKKASYLSKLIK; from the coding sequence ATGAAAATTAACCTTATTGTTTTGTTGTTAATTGCAACAAGTTGTATGGCACAACAAACTACAATTTATACCATTGGAGATTCAACAATGGCAAATAAAAAGAACCCTGAAACAAATCCAGAACATGGTTGGGCGCAAGTTTTACAACAATTTTTTAATGATAATACAATTATAGATAATAGAGCTGTAAATGGTAGAAGTAGTAGGAGTTTTATTGGAGAAGGTCGTTGGGATTCAATACTTAAAACATTAAAAAAAGGCGATTATGTTTTTATACAATTTGGACATAACGATCAGAAATTTAAAGCACCTTCACGTTATACAAACCCGCATTCTGGATATCGTCATAACTTAATTAAGTTTGTTGAAGAGACTAGAGAAAAAGGGGCAACTCCAATTTTGTTTTCATCTATTGTTAGAAGAAATTTTAATGAGCACGGAACTTTGATTGATACGCATGGAGAATATCCTTTAGAAACCCGTTTGGTTGCTTTAGAGTATAATGTACCATTTATAGATCTTCAATATTTAACAGAGGTCTTAGAAATGTCTTATGGTGTTGAAGGCTCTAAAAAACTACACTTGCATTTTGAGGCAGGAGAAAATCCATATTATAAAAACGAAAAACATGACAATACACATTTGTCAAAATTAGGTGCTACAGAAATAGCCAAACTTGCAGTAAATGAATTGAAAAAGAAAGCTTCATATTTATCAAAATTGATAAAGTAA
- a CDS encoding FKBP-type peptidyl-prolyl cis-trans isomerase: MKTIKILSIVLGAAIMSSCNNKSITNKSLKTEIDSVSYAIGMDVARNISTTATEIDKDILIQGLVDASDSTALKIEKDKVQQIISTYFQNKQIADRKKQQEEAAKKAEEQFADVKAAGEKFLEDNMTKEGVEITESGLQYVVEKQGAGDKPTAASTVKVHYHGTLTDGTVFDSSVDRGTPAQFGVSQVIPGWTEGLQLMAVGSKYKFFIPQGLAYGATPRPGGAIKPFMPLVFEVELLEIVK, translated from the coding sequence ATGAAAACAATTAAAATTTTAAGTATCGTACTTGGGGCAGCAATCATGTCATCTTGTAATAATAAAAGCATTACAAATAAGTCTTTAAAAACTGAAATTGATTCAGTAAGTTATGCTATTGGAATGGATGTTGCAAGAAATATAAGTACAACTGCTACTGAAATAGATAAGGATATTTTAATACAAGGATTAGTTGACGCTTCAGATTCTACCGCTTTAAAAATAGAAAAAGATAAAGTACAACAAATTATAAGTACTTATTTTCAAAATAAACAAATTGCAGATAGAAAAAAGCAACAGGAAGAAGCTGCGAAAAAAGCAGAAGAACAGTTTGCTGATGTTAAAGCTGCTGGAGAAAAGTTTTTAGAGGATAATATGACTAAAGAAGGTGTTGAAATTACTGAAAGTGGTTTGCAATATGTTGTTGAAAAACAAGGAGCTGGAGACAAACCAACAGCAGCATCTACTGTAAAAGTACATTACCATGGGACATTAACAGATGGAACTGTTTTTGATAGTTCTGTTGATAGAGGTACACCAGCGCAATTTGGAGTAAGTCAAGTTATTCCAGGTTGGACTGAAGGTTTGCAATTAATGGCTGTAGGTTCTAAATACAAATTTTTTATTCCTCAAGGATTAGCTTATGGAGCAACTCCACGTCCAGGAGGGGCTATCAAACCATTTATGCCACTAGTATTTGAGGTAGAATTATTAGAGATTGTTAAATAA
- a CDS encoding TonB-dependent receptor produces the protein MRTFCSMLCCMLIYAMSFSQEKKDIATDSIVQKTVQLDEVLVKGNAITDPILTKVSNDYQKNIVQPKNVADLFNNINGFSVIKRGNYAIDPSFRASQYEQLNIQYDGGTKAMHACPNRMDPITTHIIPEEVSKIEIIKGPYTVRYGATFGGVINIVTNKPSSENTGFHGKVSGGYESNGDSYVTMLQLQQVTSKYDIVGNIGYRDFGNYEDGDQTEIPSSFRSTDYGIKAGYNFTDNQRLQAHWRQSFGRDILHASLPMDTNYDNSSVLSLDYKWSMMGDVLKSITAKAYYSYVDHLMTNKDRPMFMMIEATSVVEATTIGGKLELNWKPLKKLNLFSGIDMLHIARDGNRDRLVKIMNGNMLPTPKLFNDKIWQDSYIDDIGMFTEAKWSVNKSTVVTAGIRADIVISDIKDPEADFEAMYDLKKRTEENISTTVSVKKIVSDDFTLEAAYGRGVRSANMMERYINHFTVGQDSYEYIGNPNLKAEVNNQFEIGFKGHEDLKGSLNTFKYETSFYYSFFQNYIVAVEDASLTRKYMPSQQPVHPKVFQNIDKAYKTGFEVTAQLDFLKNYYFKSEASYVYAKNKDFNESLPLIPPFKATLSAGFEKTKFWANARYNIASKQDNISKTFGETKTDGYQTLDFRLGVKPFKNVSLGVAVLNVFDETYHNHLNFSFNNQTNFGRVPINEIGRNVTVFLQKKF, from the coding sequence ATGAGAACATTTTGCAGTATGCTATGTTGCATGCTTATTTATGCTATGTCTTTTTCTCAAGAAAAAAAAGATATAGCAACAGATTCGATTGTCCAAAAAACAGTACAACTTGATGAGGTTTTGGTAAAAGGAAATGCTATTACAGATCCTATTCTTACTAAAGTTTCTAATGATTATCAAAAAAATATTGTTCAGCCTAAAAACGTGGCCGATTTATTTAACAATATCAATGGGTTTTCGGTTATAAAACGAGGTAATTATGCTATCGACCCTTCATTTAGAGCATCACAATATGAACAATTAAATATTCAGTATGATGGAGGTACAAAAGCAATGCATGCATGCCCAAATAGGATGGATCCTATAACAACGCATATCATTCCAGAAGAAGTTTCAAAAATAGAAATTATCAAAGGTCCTTATACGGTACGCTATGGCGCGACTTTTGGAGGCGTTATTAATATTGTAACCAATAAACCTAGTTCTGAAAACACAGGTTTTCATGGAAAAGTTTCTGGGGGTTATGAGTCTAACGGAGATTCGTATGTAACCATGTTGCAATTGCAACAAGTAACAAGTAAATATGATATTGTAGGCAATATAGGGTATAGAGATTTTGGTAATTATGAAGATGGCGACCAAACAGAAATTCCATCATCATTCCGAAGTACAGATTATGGAATTAAAGCGGGTTATAATTTTACAGATAACCAACGTTTACAAGCGCATTGGAGACAGTCATTTGGTAGAGATATATTACATGCCAGTTTGCCAATGGATACCAATTATGATAACAGTAGTGTGCTATCATTAGATTATAAATGGTCTATGATGGGCGACGTTTTAAAATCTATTACAGCAAAAGCTTATTACAGTTATGTAGATCATTTAATGACTAATAAGGACAGACCTATGTTTATGATGATTGAGGCAACATCTGTGGTTGAAGCTACAACAATAGGAGGTAAGTTAGAACTAAATTGGAAGCCATTAAAAAAACTTAACCTGTTTTCTGGTATTGACATGTTACATATTGCTAGAGATGGTAATAGAGATCGATTGGTGAAAATCATGAATGGAAATATGTTGCCAACACCAAAATTGTTTAATGATAAAATATGGCAAGATTCATATATAGATGATATCGGTATGTTTACTGAGGCTAAATGGTCGGTAAATAAATCGACTGTTGTAACGGCAGGAATTCGTGCAGATATTGTAATATCTGATATTAAAGATCCCGAAGCAGATTTTGAAGCGATGTATGATTTAAAAAAACGTACCGAAGAAAATATAAGTACAACCGTTTCTGTTAAAAAAATAGTATCAGATGATTTTACGCTTGAAGCGGCTTACGGACGAGGTGTACGTTCTGCTAATATGATGGAACGCTATATTAATCATTTTACTGTTGGGCAAGATTCGTATGAGTATATTGGGAATCCAAACTTAAAAGCAGAAGTTAATAATCAATTTGAAATTGGGTTTAAAGGACATGAAGATTTAAAGGGAAGTTTAAATACATTTAAATATGAGACGTCTTTTTATTATTCTTTTTTTCAAAATTATATTGTTGCCGTTGAAGACGCTAGTTTAACTAGAAAATATATGCCTTCACAACAACCTGTTCATCCAAAGGTGTTTCAAAATATAGATAAAGCATATAAAACAGGTTTTGAAGTAACGGCACAATTAGATTTTTTAAAGAATTATTATTTTAAATCAGAAGCATCTTATGTGTATGCTAAAAATAAAGATTTTAATGAATCTTTACCACTTATACCACCATTTAAGGCAACACTATCAGCTGGTTTTGAAAAGACTAAGTTTTGGGCTAATGCACGCTATAATATTGCTAGTAAGCAGGACAATATTTCTAAAACTTTTGGAGAAACAAAAACAGATGGTTATCAAACTTTAGACTTTCGTTTAGGCGTAAAGCCTTTTAAAAATGTATCTTTAGGAGTTGCGGTATTAAATGTGTTTGATGAAACATATCACAATCATTTAAATTTTTCATTTAATAATCAAACTAATTTTGGTAGAGTTCCAATTAATGAAATAGGAAGAAATGTAACGGTATTTTTACAAAAGAAGTTTTAG
- the era gene encoding GTPase Era produces the protein MSHKAGFVNIIGNPNVGKSTLMNAFVGEKLSIITSKAQTTRHRILGIVNGDDFQVLFSDTPGIIKPAYELQESMMDFVKSAFEDADILLYMVEIGEQTLKDESFFNKITNSKIPVLLLLNKIDKSDQGQLEEQVQLWAEKVPNAEIIAISALEGFQVKEVFDRIIELLPESPAFYPKDQLTDKPERFFINETIREKILMHYKKEIPYAVEIETEEFFEEDTIIRIRSVIMVERETQKGIIIGHKGSALKRVGVEARKDLEKFFGKQIHLELYVKVNKNWRSNQNQLRRFGYNN, from the coding sequence ATGAGCCATAAAGCTGGTTTTGTAAATATTATAGGAAATCCTAATGTGGGTAAATCTACATTAATGAATGCCTTTGTTGGTGAAAAATTATCAATTATAACTTCAAAAGCGCAAACAACACGCCATAGAATATTAGGTATTGTTAACGGAGATGATTTTCAGGTGCTTTTTAGTGATACGCCTGGTATCATAAAACCAGCATACGAGTTGCAAGAGTCTATGATGGATTTTGTAAAGTCGGCTTTTGAAGATGCCGATATTTTACTTTACATGGTTGAAATCGGAGAGCAAACATTAAAAGATGAATCATTTTTTAATAAAATAACCAACTCTAAAATTCCTGTTTTACTCCTTTTAAATAAAATTGATAAGTCTGATCAAGGTCAACTTGAAGAGCAGGTACAGCTTTGGGCAGAAAAAGTACCAAATGCCGAAATTATAGCGATTTCAGCTTTAGAAGGTTTTCAGGTAAAAGAAGTGTTTGATAGAATTATTGAGTTGTTACCAGAATCGCCAGCGTTTTATCCAAAGGATCAATTAACAGATAAGCCAGAACGTTTTTTTATAAATGAAACTATTCGTGAAAAAATTCTAATGCATTATAAAAAAGAAATACCATATGCTGTAGAAATAGAAACAGAGGAGTTTTTTGAAGAAGATACTATTATTAGAATTCGTTCTGTAATTATGGTAGAACGAGAAACTCAAAAAGGTATTATTATTGGGCACAAAGGAAGTGCCTTAAAACGTGTAGGTGTAGAGGCTAGAAAAGATTTAGAAAAATTCTTCGGAAAACAAATTCACTTAGAATTATATGTAAAAGTGAATAAAAATTGGAGAAGTAATCAAAATCAATTAAGACGTTTTGGTTACAATAACTAA
- a CDS encoding GTP-binding protein encodes MPITNDIVLRPRFKLELSQNNETVLKSFESEKNKQSDFIVTVIDDHVFIKFPKHKQHFWSPQLHLEINEVNKNTCLLHGLFGPSPTVWTLFMFLHFMVAGLFIAFGVWAYTNLSLKSNYTIQVSLMLLMVIIWFALYFGGRIGKASSKTEMHELNDFMHRVLNKKSSN; translated from the coding sequence ATGCCAATAACTAACGACATTGTTTTACGACCTCGATTTAAGCTTGAATTAAGCCAAAATAACGAAACTGTTTTAAAATCTTTCGAGTCAGAAAAAAATAAGCAATCTGATTTTATAGTAACTGTAATAGACGACCATGTGTTTATTAAGTTCCCTAAACACAAGCAACATTTTTGGTCGCCTCAATTACATTTAGAAATTAATGAAGTTAATAAAAATACGTGTTTGCTTCATGGTTTGTTTGGTCCCAGTCCAACCGTTTGGACGCTTTTTATGTTTCTCCATTTTATGGTAGCGGGTTTATTTATTGCATTTGGTGTTTGGGCTTATACCAATTTATCGTTAAAAAGTAATTATACTATACAAGTTAGCCTTATGCTACTTATGGTAATAATTTGGTTTGCATTATATTTTGGTGGTAGAATAGGAAAAGCGTCAAGTAAAACTGAAATGCACGAGTTAAATGATTTTATGCATCGCGTTTTAAACAAAAAAAGCTCTAATTGA